One genomic segment of Leptolyngbya sp. 'hensonii' includes these proteins:
- a CDS encoding type II toxin-antitoxin system VapC family toxin — protein MRILLDTHIFLWFISGDTQLSTDVRDAIRDPDNEVYLSAISVWEAIVKYQLGKLPLPERPETYLPKQRDLHQIASLALDEISVVQLAKLPLLHRDPFDRMLICQALQNGLTIATVDTAIRAYSVNVM, from the coding sequence ATGAGGATTCTGCTAGATACGCACATCTTTTTATGGTTCATCAGTGGCGATACTCAGTTGTCAACGGATGTTCGGGATGCAATTCGCGATCCAGACAATGAGGTTTATCTGAGCGCAATCTCAGTCTGGGAAGCAATTGTCAAGTACCAGTTGGGCAAGCTACCTCTGCCGGAGCGTCCCGAAACGTATTTACCCAAACAGCGCGATCTACATCAAATTGCCAGTCTTGCCCTTGATGAAATTAGTGTGGTTCAACTGGCTAAACTGCCACTATTACATCGTGATCCATTTGACAGAATGCTTATCTGTCAAGCTTTACAAAATGGTTTGACAATTGCGACAGTGGATACAGCAATCCGTGCCTACTCAGTCAATGTCATGTAG
- a CDS encoding prevent-host-death protein, giving the protein MLNVTIDEIQRDPLKYLHQVEAGETLVIVRSDKPIAELRPIASSKQLRPFGLCAGEFIVPDDFDAPLPEDLLSAFEGK; this is encoded by the coding sequence ATGCTGAATGTAACTATTGATGAAATTCAACGTGATCCCTTGAAGTACCTTCATCAGGTAGAGGCAGGCGAAACTCTTGTCATTGTTAGATCTGACAAGCCTATTGCCGAACTTAGACCTATTGCCAGTAGTAAGCAATTGCGCCCATTTGGTTTGTGTGCAGGTGAGTTTATTGTTCCAGATGATTTCGATGCTCCTTTGCCGGAAGACCTTCTAAGCGCATTCGAGGGCAAATGA